The region AGCCCGCGGCGCGGCGGGGCGTGCGGCTGTCTGGCCGTCTCGGTCATGGCACTCCTCGTCTCGTCCGGCTCGGGCGGTCACATGAGCCATCCTCATGACTGGCGGAAGCGTTACCGTGAGCGGCGACCGGCGCGTTCTCCGCGCTCCCCGGCTCGCTAAGCTTTGCTGAAAACTTTTGTTGCTCGTTCACGGGCGCACGTCGTTCACGGGCGCCCGGGGTGGGAGCGCCGGCGGGGCCCGGCGAACCGGCGGGGCGTGCGGGTGCGCGCCGACGGTGAGCGGGAGACTCAGACGAGGGGAAGCGGGAGTATGGAGCGACGTCCTGGCGTGCCCCGGCTGCTCCGGGAGATCAACGACCGGGCCGCCCTGGAACTGCTGCTCGCCTCCGGTCCCCTGACGCGTGGCCAGATCGGCCAGCTCACCGGACTGTCCAAGGTCACGGCCTCGCAGACGCTCGCGCGCCTGGAGGAGCGCGGCCTGGTGGAGGTCGTGGGGGAGCAGGCGGGCAACCGCGGACCCAACGCCGCGCTCTACGGCGTGATCCCCTCCTGCGCGTACGTCGCGGGGCTCGACGTGGGGCCCGACCGGGTGTCGGCGGCGATCGCCGACATCAACGGCCATATCGTCGCCGAGGTGACGGCGTCCCCCGACGGCGCGGACGACCCGGTGTCGCTGGTGCACTCCGCCGTCGTCAAGGCCTGCCGTGGCGGCAGGGTCGCGCTGTCGCGGCTGCGCGGAGTCGTGATCGGCACGCCCGGCGTCGTGGACCCCCGCACCGGGGATGTGCGTTTCTCGTTCGACCTCCCGCAGTGGCACGAGGGCATCCACGAGGCGCTGGCGCGGGACCTGCGCCGGGACGTCACGATCGAGAACGACGTGAACCTCGCGGCGATCGCCGAGCGCGCGCGGGGCGCCGCCCGCGAGGCCGACGACTTCGTGCTCGTCTGGGTCGGCCG is a window of Microbispora sp. NBC_01189 DNA encoding:
- a CDS encoding ROK family transcriptional regulator, with the protein product MERRPGVPRLLREINDRAALELLLASGPLTRGQIGQLTGLSKVTASQTLARLEERGLVEVVGEQAGNRGPNAALYGVIPSCAYVAGLDVGPDRVSAAIADINGHIVAEVTASPDGADDPVSLVHSAVVKACRGGRVALSRLRGVVIGTPGVVDPRTGDVRFSFDLPQWHEGIHEALARDLRRDVTIENDVNLAAIAERARGAAREADDFVLVWVGRGIGLAVVLGGRLHRGRSGSAGEIGYLPVPGVPLADDVRAIPGRLPSLRGGLQSLVSSEAVGELAREHGFGGDTAADCVTAAVAAGATGEPLLDEVAARLALGVASVCVVLDPGLVVLAGEVCRAGGEGLATRVEEAVARICPIPPQVITSQVDGNPVLRGAVLAALDQAREEIFTA